Genomic segment of Dromaius novaehollandiae isolate bDroNov1 chromosome 6, bDroNov1.hap1, whole genome shotgun sequence:
CTGCAGGCCGGGCCCGGGGACCTCTCGCAGTTCCTCCCCTCCTAAACGCCTCACCGCGGGCCCGGCGTCGCGGTGGGAGGGCCCGTGAGAACGTAACCGGTGTAGGTAGCCCGCGCTGCAAGAGGGAGGTTAAGATCTGCTGTAAATTATTAAAAGCAGCCAGGTGTCGAGCGCCGGGGGCGTGAAAGGGGGCCTGGGTCTGTGTACATGCCCGGAGGTGACGAGGCGGGGAGCCGCCGGCTCCTGCTTCTAGGGAAACATTAACTTCCAgagctgtgctgtcattcagagaaAGTGGAAAGTATAGTGTTGAAAACAACACTAGGCGAAAAAGAATGCAAATTCCCATTTTTACCGTTGATGCATTTACAAGCTGGTCATTTTCTGGAAATCCTGCGGCAGTTTGTCTGCTTGAAAATGTAAgtttgaaaagttattttatgAGGGCGACCAAAACGGCATTTACCTTTCTGTACTTGAGCTAAGCCTGAGCAATGAAGAACTGTACTCCGCTTTCTTTACTCTCAGGAGTTCAGCTTGCAAACATTGTTTGCCGTTGCTCCAGAGTACTTCTGCAGGGGAATTAGCACAGGAGTACATTTTTCAGTCAGAACGGTTTGGTACAAGACTTAATCTGTGTGTTTTTACAATAGGCTAATTTTATCCTAAATGAATTAAGCCAAAGAAAAACGTTGAGGATTCAAAATGAAATGTCCAGAAGGAAATGCATAACGTTATAGATGGTACTTGATAggatgtgtgtttttttttttaattaagtgtttaggatttttccctccttttctttacagaaagaaagagaggcacTTTTATAGACCTGGATCCGAGTCTTTCACCTTTAATGTGTCTGTTTTGACTTTAGCCAGGTTTAGACAAACAAGTCTTTATCACCTGAAAGCTGCATGGTAGTTTGAGTGCAATTGGCCGTAGTCGATGTTCTGAACAATTTTTGTACTAACTGGTACGCTGTTGACAGCTTCAACCACAAGCTATTTGTTAAACTGGATTAGAGAATTTATTAACCTTCTATTATTTGCGTGGTATCACTTGATGAAAATTATAAAGATGAAAATATAAGTATTGCAGTCAGTGGTAGCTTGTATTGACAATATTAATCATATCTAAATGTTCTCTCATACAATACAACATACTTGCCAGCTCACTGGTAGTTAAGATTGAGAACATAATCACTTTAGAGGTATGTTTCGCCCTCTAAAATCTAAGTGCTCCCTCTCAAAATGAAGTTCCTGTAAAATTATGAACTTCTAGTTACATTTTCtatattaaattaattttgttgCATTAATATATATTTACCATGAAGGTATGCATGCTGCCTTTGGAATATTtagattttgcattttaaagtttTCTCCACAGTGCTTAGGGTTAGAGGCTTCAGTTTCATATAAAAGCTGCGATTCTagttaattattttcttctaagcTCTAAGAAAGTATAGCGCAGCTGCCAGCAAAATTTCTCTTCTCAGTTCCTTTCAAAGTCTCGGCAGATGCTTAAAAAAATTGAGAGTAGTGCAAGAAAGACAAACATTTTCTGCACTTCAGAAGTGCCACAGGATGGCAGTATTTCAATACTGgtatttttaataatgctttagCTGGCTGTTGTTTTGAATTGGTTTCTTTGGAGTGGCTGACCATTTTCCTGGACAAAACAAGACTATCACTATAAAAGGCTAAGATGTTTCATGGTATAGAAACCACTGTGCAAATAGATGTCTATTATACCAATCAGTAGTTGTTTCATATCTGTTGTTTGGGATCATTAGCTAAAGCTGATTAAAGTTAGCGAggataataaataaaattagcaGGGCAAATCTTAACCTATGAGATATTGCACCTGACCAGCTTATCTTAGTACTTCCTTTCACTCGTGTTTTAATACTTTAAAGACCTCAAGTTTGGCCAGTCAGTTTGTCAGCATAATTGTTTGGAAAGCACTGGAACAAGGGTGAAATAGAATTTTATGCAATCACTGTAACTCATGTATCCTGGGATCAATGTTCACTGGCTTATATCAGCAGGTGGTCTGAGCAGAATGTAGTGGACTTCAGCACTTGTTTTTTTTAGGTTTATCTGCTCTGAACTTACACTGGTTTATCATCTCGCTCCCACCCTTCAAACAGTGATATTGAGGGTACACCAGTAAGCGCTGGTCAGCCATCTTAGTCTTTGTCTTAGCCGTTGCTACAGACTGCTAGCTGGCAAGGAGGATCTGGATGGAGTTTTCAGAGTTGCAAAAAGAGTGGTATTTAATTTGAATTGATGTTAGTAATCGTGTACCAGTATGACTTTCATCATAACTTTAAAAAAGATTTGTGTTCATGGACGAACTGAGTTTGGAatagtatttgtgtgtgtgtgtgtgtgtgtgtgtgtgtgtgtgtgtgtgtgtgtgtttttattcaCCATGTGTTCCAAGAATTTATAAGCTACTGGGACAGATATTTGGAAATGCTGATGTACAACAATAATGAAAATAGTTGTCCCATTTCATGCTTAAAGATTTGGTTTTAttctcagaaattatttttaactaaaaataaaattgacttattataatggaaaatgaaatgactgTATATTTGAAAGTTTGATTCTGCTGCTTATGGCCTGATTTTCATTGGGTTTGTTGTTTCAACGTTAGGACTTGAATGAAGATTTGCACCAAAAAATTGCAACAGAAATGAACCTCTCAGAAACTGCCTTTGTCAGAAAACTGCATTCCATGGATGACTTTACCAAAAGTGAGTCATTCTGTTTACCCAGCAAAATCTCTTACAAAGAAGTAGAAAGACACTATGGGTGCTGTTTTTAAGGAGTGGTACTGATTTATAAGACAGCAAAAGCAAACTCTTGGAGTTGTCATGTATCTTTTGCACACATTTTCTTAAGAATGTTTGTGTTGCATATCGAATGAATTTTACAATATGTGAACATTTATTATTGATAAAGTAGGCAACATATTTTAGTACCTTTTACTAAATGAACAAGTAACATATAGAAGATGTATACTTAAAGTGCTATGCAAAGGTGCTTCAGTTAATACTTCCATTATAACCAATACTTTATGGAGATAATTCCTTATTATATAAGCAGAAGAATAGAGACTGAAAGAGCTTATCTTTTATACAGAAAACTGCAAAGTGAATAGAATCTGTTCAGGaaatcattctttttcctttagtGTAGCTGAAACTTCTGTTTCTGTAACGTGCTGTTACATCACCCTTGTACATTATAATATTGTAAATTAGTTTACATTTCACTGAAACTGGGATAACTGTAACGTGTCGCTTGAGGTGGGTTGTCACAAACTCTCATAAGCTGTCTATGGAGCCAATACTGAAACAAGCCGGTTTGCAGCAAAATGGGGGAATTGAAATTGCCCCAGACAAACACATTGGGCTGCTCAAACATTCGATTAGCGTGAGTGACAGAGGGGTTTCACTGGTGTTCTTTGATAGTATATGTGAAGGAGGATGAAAGAGGGAGACATTGAAGAAGACAGTAAATGTCAGATAAAATTGAGTCCAGTCAAAATTGCTGTGTGTATTAGTTTTCAGCCACATCAGTTTGCTGATTCTGCTCACTTTGCAGGTATGTGAATGGTACTGCTGGCATAAGTAAGGGAGTGGAACCCCACTAGCCTGGAGTTAGATTCCAGGTTAAGGTACCGTATTGCCATACCCTCAGTTTTGATATGACCTGGTGGAAGAGACATAAACAGAGCTTTGGGGTTACAGACTGTCTGAAAGAGGCcctaaaacaagcaagcaaagaaGCTGTTCCATGTCATTTGATTGCTCTTTTGCTGAGGGAGCAGGATTTTGTACAGTCTCTGTAATTAAAGAGGATTTTCTTGAAACAGTAACTGTTGTAATGTATTCCTATTGTTAATAAATTGGAATTTTGTTTCGGGGGTTAGACTAACTGCTTGAATCaagcagttaaatattttttatttttcatggtaACATTTTTCATGCTAACACTTTGCCAATACATTTAATAcacttatttattttcaaatcttcCATATCCAACAGCATATAAAATGACTGCACATTAAAGTGCTTTTGATGTTAACGGGACtgatgtttgtgaggtcagaccTCTGCGGTTGCAGTACAGGGacagaattttttaaacaaactcagTCACTGAGCTGTACCTAAGCATATGTGAGGTACAGCAGAAGCAAGAGGAGTCTGAGCACGGAGTGTTAGGAACATCAGAATGTTGCTTATGAGACCGTCGTCTGCTTCTGGAGCACAGGATGATTTAGTAAGGACTCCTGGACAAACAGTTTGCTTCTGCAGGAGTAGGAGGAGTTTAGGATCAGTGCATTTCATTTAACATTCATTAATGAAAATCTGCAGTATTTCAGAGAGACATGAATTTATGAGAGGAAGAACTGCTTTCTTAGCCTGAGTACAGGCTACAATCATCCAGTTAGGTGTCCTGGGTCACAGTCAGCTTGTCTGTCTCCAGTTTGTCATGGCTGACTccatttcctcctgctttcagcCATGATTTCTACTTGGGTGAGTGCATTAACACTACAGCAGGGTTGGCTCACAGCTGGCTTCCATGTCTGCCCTATTTCAAATTGCTTCTCTGTGATTTTCATCGGTTTCAACCACTAGGTTTTGTGGTGATTCTATTTGTTTTCATTACATAGGGGACTCTGACTTTAATGCACTAATTTTTCACAATGACAATAACAAAACTTGGTTATAtgaaatctcttttcttccttttgcacctTTTAATCATATTTGCATGGTAATTattcttttgaaatatattttcatgagCCCTCTTTTAAATACCACAGTGCAAGAACTCAGCAAAGTTTACAGCAAACCAGAGACAGTGCACTtggctccatttttttttaaacaactaatAGAAATACGGCTTTTAGTGAAATTAAGGGTAAATATATGTTAGAGGCTTCTACCAGTGTTGGCTGGTGTTCTAAGCAAAATAATTCTTAACTGACATAGCTCCTGTAAAGATTCCATTATACCAGTAAAGCTGTCTTCACTGGTATATTTTGTTTTACTCATGGGGAGAGAAGATGGTTTTACTGTAGTGATTAAAGAAAAGCATTGTTTTGCTGGTAGGCAACTCCTTTACTCTTGTAACAAACTAGCTTTCCTATATTAGTAGTATACTGGCTCGAAGAAGAGACCTGACTCAAAAGCAATAGTTATTCCAAAAAATCAGTACAGAATAGATTCCTAAAAATGTGTTTATGACTGAGACTGATTGTTACATGCATTTTGTTTGACTGAAATGTCAACACTTTAtaaagttttgaaataaattgaAGAAAAAGACTCTTCCAaataataaaatttctttttaaggttCCTGCTTTGGACTGAGATGGTTCACTCCAACCAATGAAGTTTCTCTCTGTGGTCATGCTACacttgcagcagctgctgtgttgtttCGCATACAAAGTAATATATTTTTACAAGCTATTTGTTATAGTAACTTTTATAAAATTTTTTTCCGATTAAGAAAATCTTCCTTTATTATTTCCCACAGCAAACACAGTTAAATCTTTAGTATGTTTAGAGAATACGTGTGAAGACCTTAGATACTGTCTATAACTGCTCTGTAATTCTACACTCAAATTCCCATGCCCCACTATCACTCTTGTTAAAAAGGAGTCCTAAGTATGCAAATTTCATTTGAGAGAGCTACAGTAGAGTTTGATAAATAGGGAATATTGACCCTTCTGTTAAAAACGCCTATACATTCTGGGGATATGCAGGAAACGTTCACTGGTAATTACTGTGTTCGTTAACCTCAGTAGCTTATTTATCGCGTTAGCTGGGAATTTTGTCTCAGAGTACAGTTTTGCTGTAGTTATATTTTAGCTGCATAATTAACTTTCTGAATATACTGGGCTACTCTAGGAGCTATAATAATTTAGATTCAATTCTTAGGTTAAATATACAATGAATGTTGCAATGCTGTCTCTCTAGAAAACACAAATTCAGTTCTCACTTTTGTGACTCTGAGCGGCGAATTAAAAGCTAGACAAGCAGAAGATCATATTGTCCTGGACTTACCGCTTTATGTAACCTACCCACAGGTCAGTGAAAATTTTACTCATAAAAGGCTTTCAAGAAAAATATGTGTGTATAGATATACCCCCTGCACATTCTTATCtgtgcacttctttttttttttcacaattcttttttttttttttttgctctaggTATTTCAGGAAGTGAAAGAATTAATAAAGGTAAAAATAGAATCTGCATGTGATGTTCAAAGCACATTTATAATAACTATGCTTACTTTTGTATACTAAAAGGACTGAAAAGTGA
This window contains:
- the PBLD gene encoding phenazine biosynthesis-like domain-containing protein isoform X2, which translates into the protein MQIPIFTVDAFTSWSFSGNPAAVCLLENDLNEDLHQKIATEMNLSETAFVRKLHSMDDFTKSSCFGLRWFTPTNEVSLCGHATLAAAAVLFRIQKNTNSVLTFVTLSGELKARQAEDHIVLDLPLYVTYPQVFQEVKELIKAAVGDMVVQDLRYSPDTKKLLVRLSDAYERSVLEKLQVRAQDFLSAEKTGKVEGLILTLKGGSSGKHEGYDFYSRYFGPWNGVLEDPVTGSAHAVLGSYWSEQLGKKEMLVRK